A single window of Modestobacter italicus DNA harbors:
- a CDS encoding AMP-binding protein, which yields MPVDEVPAADVAAARPGEVRSFSALVRRAADAAGAAPALVAGDVRLSWAELDARVDRAAAGYRARGLDPGERVAVQLRNGVDWVVAVMGALRAGLVVVPVNTAFTDPETEHLLGDSGARLLVVGTPREELAGVPVSVGPPASDDPAPADPEDPDALALLAYTSGTTGRPRGAMLTHAALLANQQQLLGLDPAPVRTGDRVLLVLPLFHVYGLNAGWGLVAETAACAVLVEEFDPAATLRLMAEEEVTAVPGAPPMYAAWLAVADAAGSDAALRRGFAAVRTASCGAAPMPGALFEAMRTRAAVTVWEGYGLTEAGPVLTSTLATGRAKPECIGGPLPGVELVLRDTAGGPTAGPDPGSRVRQDVFGDPFAEEDGESDADEAGEICARGPNLFSGFWPDGADGPDAAGWLPTGDIAYRDADGDLRLVDRRRDLVLVSGFNVYPGEVERVLDEHPDVAESAVIGVPDPRTGEAVHAVVVRTPDGEVTEEQLREHAARSLARFKVPVGVHFVAELPHSLAGKVSRARLRELGLERAAAAAAAAEETDG from the coding sequence GTGCCGGTCGACGAGGTGCCGGCTGCCGACGTGGCCGCGGCGCGACCCGGTGAGGTGCGGTCCTTCTCCGCGCTGGTCCGCCGGGCGGCCGACGCGGCCGGCGCCGCGCCGGCCCTGGTCGCCGGCGACGTGCGGCTGAGCTGGGCGGAGCTCGACGCCCGGGTCGACCGGGCCGCGGCCGGGTACCGGGCCCGCGGGCTCGACCCCGGTGAGCGGGTCGCGGTGCAGCTGCGCAACGGCGTCGACTGGGTGGTCGCGGTGATGGGCGCGCTGCGGGCCGGGCTGGTGGTGGTGCCGGTGAACACGGCCTTCACCGACCCGGAGACCGAGCACCTGCTCGGCGACTCCGGTGCCCGGCTGCTCGTCGTCGGCACCCCGCGGGAGGAGCTCGCCGGGGTGCCGGTCAGCGTCGGGCCGCCGGCGTCGGACGACCCGGCCCCCGCCGACCCCGAGGACCCGGACGCGCTCGCCCTGCTGGCGTACACCAGCGGCACCACCGGCCGCCCGCGCGGCGCGATGCTCACCCACGCGGCCCTGCTGGCCAACCAGCAGCAGCTGCTGGGGCTGGACCCGGCGCCGGTGCGCACCGGCGACCGCGTGCTGCTGGTCCTCCCGCTCTTCCACGTCTACGGCCTCAACGCCGGCTGGGGCCTGGTCGCCGAGACCGCCGCCTGCGCCGTGCTGGTCGAGGAGTTCGACCCGGCGGCCACGCTCCGGCTGATGGCCGAGGAGGAGGTCACCGCCGTCCCCGGCGCGCCGCCGATGTACGCCGCCTGGCTCGCCGTCGCCGACGCGGCCGGCAGCGACGCCGCGCTGCGCCGCGGGTTCGCCGCGGTGCGCACCGCCAGCTGCGGCGCCGCCCCCATGCCCGGCGCGCTGTTCGAGGCGATGCGCACCCGGGCCGCGGTCACCGTCTGGGAGGGCTACGGGCTCACCGAGGCCGGGCCGGTGCTCACCAGCACGCTGGCCACCGGGCGGGCGAAGCCCGAGTGCATCGGCGGTCCGCTGCCCGGCGTGGAGCTCGTCCTGCGCGACACCGCCGGCGGCCCGACCGCCGGCCCCGACCCGGGCAGCCGGGTCCGCCAGGACGTCTTCGGCGACCCGTTCGCCGAGGAGGACGGTGAGTCCGACGCGGACGAGGCCGGCGAGATCTGCGCCCGCGGGCCCAACCTGTTCAGCGGGTTCTGGCCCGACGGTGCCGACGGCCCGGACGCCGCGGGCTGGCTGCCCACCGGCGACATCGCCTACCGGGACGCCGACGGCGACCTCCGGCTGGTCGACCGGCGCCGCGACCTGGTGCTGGTCAGCGGCTTCAACGTCTACCCCGGCGAGGTGGAGCGCGTCCTCGACGAGCACCCGGACGTGGCCGAGAGCGCGGTCATCGGCGTGCCCGACCCGCGGACCGGGGAGGCCGTGCACGCCGTCGTCGTCCGCACCCCGGACGGCGAGGTCACCGAGGAGCAACTGCGCGAGCACGCCGCCCGGTCGCTGGCCCGGTTCAAGGTGCCGGTCGGCGTGCACTTCGTCGCCGAGCTGCCGCACTCGCTGGCCGGCAAGGTCAGCCGGGCGCGGCTGCGGGAGCTGGGGCTGGAGCGGGCCGCCGCGGCCGCCGCCGCCGCGGAGGAGACCGATGGCTGA
- the hemB gene encoding porphobilinogen synthase produces MTSGGGANPGFARGRRLRSTPAMRRWTAQTRLAPADFVLPVFVKEGLTDPQPISSMPGVVQHSLDSLRKAAHEAAEAGISGLMLFGIPAEKDAVGSQADAADGIVNVALQQLRADLGDELVLMADLCLCEYTDHGHCGVITPAGVVDNDPTLDRYAAVAIAQARAGAHVIAPSGMMDGQVAAIRAGLDSSAYTETPVLAYAAKYASGFYGPFREAAEGAPQFGDRSTYQMDPPNADEALREVAQDLAEGADAVMVKPALPYLDIVSKVADAVDVPVSAYQVSGEYAMIEAAAAHGWIDRRRAVLETLTAIRRAGAGSVLTYWAVEAARWLR; encoded by the coding sequence GTGACCTCCGGGGGCGGCGCGAACCCGGGGTTCGCGCGGGGCCGCCGGCTCCGCTCGACCCCGGCCATGCGGCGCTGGACGGCGCAGACCCGGCTGGCCCCCGCCGACTTCGTGCTGCCCGTCTTCGTCAAGGAGGGGCTGACCGACCCGCAGCCGATCTCCTCGATGCCCGGCGTCGTGCAGCACTCGCTGGACTCGCTGCGCAAGGCCGCGCACGAGGCCGCGGAGGCCGGCATCAGCGGGCTGATGCTGTTCGGCATCCCGGCGGAGAAGGACGCGGTCGGCTCGCAGGCCGACGCCGCCGACGGGATCGTCAACGTCGCCCTGCAGCAGCTGCGGGCCGACCTCGGCGACGAGCTGGTGCTGATGGCCGACCTCTGCCTGTGCGAGTACACCGACCACGGGCACTGCGGCGTCATCACCCCGGCCGGCGTCGTCGACAACGACCCGACGCTGGACCGCTACGCCGCGGTCGCCATCGCGCAGGCCCGGGCCGGCGCCCACGTCATCGCCCCCAGCGGGATGATGGACGGGCAGGTCGCCGCGATCCGGGCCGGGCTGGACTCCAGCGCCTACACCGAGACCCCGGTGCTGGCCTACGCCGCCAAGTACGCGTCGGGCTTCTACGGGCCGTTCCGGGAGGCCGCCGAGGGGGCGCCGCAGTTCGGCGACCGCTCGACCTACCAGATGGACCCGCCCAACGCCGACGAGGCGCTGCGCGAGGTGGCGCAGGACCTCGCCGAGGGCGCGGACGCCGTCATGGTCAAGCCGGCGCTGCCGTACCTGGACATCGTCTCGAAGGTCGCCGACGCCGTCGACGTCCCGGTCAGCGCCTACCAGGTCAGCGGCGAGTACGCGATGATCGAGGCCGCCGCCGCGCACGGCTGGATCGACCGCCGCCGGGCCGTGCTGGAGACCCTCACCGCGATCCGCCGGGCCGGGGCCGGGTCGGTGCTGACCTACTGGGCGGTCGAGGCCGCCCGCTGGCTCCGCTGA
- a CDS encoding redox-sensing transcriptional repressor Rex — protein sequence MSESRPRIVPEATVARLAVYLRVLAGLADGGRSSVSSGELASAAGVNPAGLRKDLSYLGPCGVRGVGYSVAGLRERLTEVLGGERSRPCVLVGIGRLGSALADYAGFASRGFQFVGLLDSDPRTVGTEVGGLPVHPAEELEVVVARTGATIGVITTPAEVAQAVCDRLVAAGVRSILNFAPVALTVPAGVDVRKVDLSVELQVLAFLDQQRDGSAPVVTALRADARESVR from the coding sequence GTGTCGGAGTCGCGGCCCCGGATCGTCCCGGAGGCCACCGTCGCTCGTCTGGCCGTGTACCTGCGGGTGCTGGCCGGCCTCGCCGACGGCGGCCGCAGCTCGGTCTCCTCCGGTGAGCTGGCCTCCGCGGCCGGGGTGAACCCGGCCGGGCTGCGCAAGGACCTCTCCTACCTCGGCCCGTGCGGCGTCCGCGGCGTCGGCTACTCCGTGGCCGGCCTGCGGGAGCGGCTCACCGAGGTGCTCGGCGGGGAGCGGTCGCGCCCGTGCGTGCTGGTCGGCATCGGCCGGCTCGGCTCGGCGCTGGCCGACTACGCCGGGTTCGCCAGCCGGGGCTTCCAGTTCGTCGGGCTGCTCGACAGCGACCCGCGCACCGTCGGCACCGAGGTCGGGGGGCTCCCGGTCCACCCGGCCGAGGAGCTCGAGGTCGTCGTCGCCCGCACCGGGGCGACCATCGGGGTCATCACGACACCGGCCGAGGTGGCGCAGGCGGTCTGCGACCGGCTCGTCGCGGCCGGGGTGAGGAGCATCTTGAACTTCGCGCCGGTGGCGTTGACGGTCCCTGCGGGCGTCGACGTCCGAAAGGTCGACCTCTCGGTGGAGCTGCAGGTGCTGGCCTTCCTCGACCAGCAGCGCGACGGCTCCGCGCCCGTGGTCACCGCGCTCCGCGCCGACGCGCGGGAGTCGGTCCGATGA
- a CDS encoding HAD family hydrolase, whose amino-acid sequence MVRVPFRGRAARMPAEVDDHETRALVAGEASAAAAETDVPEAPAPDRTAAAFFDVDNTMMMGASIFWFARGLAARKYFTGRDVASFVWQQFKFRVAGTEGAVDMHTVRDNALAFVAGRPVEEIVQASEEIYGELMADRIWSGTRLLAQQHLDAGQRVWLVTATPVELASIIAHRLGLTGALGTVAEVVDGKFTGRLVGEMMHGEAKAQAVRALAEREGLDLSRCTAYSDSTNDMPMLSLVGTAVAVNPDSELKAVARSRGWAVKDFRTGRKAAKIGVPTVGAAALSGGVVGGLVALRRRNRWPF is encoded by the coding sequence GTGGTCCGAGTGCCCTTCCGCGGCCGTGCCGCGCGCATGCCGGCGGAGGTCGACGACCACGAGACCCGCGCGCTCGTCGCGGGTGAGGCGTCCGCCGCCGCAGCCGAGACCGACGTCCCCGAGGCCCCCGCGCCCGACCGCACCGCCGCCGCGTTCTTCGACGTCGACAACACGATGATGATGGGCGCCTCGATCTTCTGGTTCGCCCGTGGCCTGGCCGCCCGCAAGTACTTCACCGGTCGCGACGTCGCCTCGTTCGTCTGGCAGCAGTTCAAGTTCCGGGTCGCCGGCACCGAGGGCGCGGTCGACATGCACACGGTGCGGGACAACGCGCTCGCCTTCGTCGCCGGCCGCCCGGTCGAGGAGATCGTGCAGGCCAGCGAGGAGATCTACGGCGAGCTGATGGCCGACCGGATCTGGTCGGGCACCCGGCTGCTGGCCCAGCAGCACCTCGACGCGGGCCAGCGGGTCTGGCTGGTCACCGCCACTCCCGTGGAGCTGGCCTCGATCATCGCCCACCGGCTGGGGCTCACCGGCGCGCTGGGCACGGTCGCCGAGGTCGTCGACGGGAAGTTCACCGGGCGACTGGTCGGCGAGATGATGCACGGCGAGGCGAAGGCCCAGGCGGTGCGGGCGCTGGCCGAGCGCGAGGGCCTGGACCTGTCGCGGTGCACCGCCTACAGCGACTCCACCAACGACATGCCGATGCTCAGCCTGGTCGGCACGGCGGTCGCGGTGAACCCCGACTCGGAGCTCAAGGCGGTGGCCCGCTCCCGCGGCTGGGCGGTCAAGGACTTCCGCACCGGCCGCAAGGCCGCCAAGATCGGCGTCCCGACGGTGGGCGCAGCCGCCCTGTCCGGCGGCGTCGTCGGCGGCCTGGTGGCCCTCCGCCGCCGCAACCGCTGGCCCTTCTGA
- the hemC gene encoding hydroxymethylbilane synthase, which produces MTDLRTATLRLGTRASQLALTQSQLVADALSSSSGVPVELVHVSTYGDRSTEAIAQLGGTGVFVSALRDALHAGTVDLAVHSFKDLPTAPTPGLTVAAVPAREDPRDVLVARDGLTLGELPPGARIGTGAPRRMAQLRALGLGLEIVPIRGNVDTRMGKVASGELDAVVLARAGLARIGRLSAVTETLDPIQVLPAPAQGALAVECRSDDTRVRELLAALDDPAARACVAAERAVLAALEAGCSAPVAAHAELTEAEDGSAELWLRASVTAIDGSDSVRDSVSGPAAEAESLGRRLAAELLDRDAAALMAASR; this is translated from the coding sequence GTGACCGACCTGCGGACCGCGACCCTCCGGCTGGGCACCCGGGCCAGCCAGCTGGCGCTGACCCAGTCCCAGCTGGTCGCCGACGCGCTGAGCAGCTCCAGCGGCGTGCCGGTCGAGCTGGTGCACGTGAGCACCTACGGCGACCGGTCGACCGAGGCGATCGCCCAGCTCGGCGGCACCGGCGTGTTCGTCAGCGCGCTGCGCGACGCCCTGCACGCCGGCACCGTCGACCTCGCCGTGCACAGCTTCAAGGACCTGCCGACCGCGCCCACCCCCGGGCTCACCGTCGCCGCCGTGCCGGCCCGCGAGGACCCGCGCGACGTGCTCGTCGCCCGCGACGGGCTGACGCTCGGCGAGCTGCCCCCGGGTGCCCGGATCGGCACCGGCGCGCCGCGGCGGATGGCCCAGCTGCGCGCGCTCGGGCTCGGCCTGGAGATCGTGCCGATCCGCGGCAACGTCGACACCCGGATGGGCAAGGTCGCCTCCGGTGAGCTGGACGCCGTCGTCCTGGCCCGCGCCGGGCTGGCCCGGATCGGCCGGCTGTCGGCGGTCACCGAGACCCTCGACCCGATCCAGGTCCTGCCCGCCCCGGCGCAGGGCGCCCTGGCCGTGGAGTGCCGCAGCGACGACACCCGGGTCCGGGAGCTGCTCGCCGCGCTCGACGACCCGGCCGCCCGGGCCTGCGTCGCCGCCGAGCGGGCCGTGCTCGCCGCGCTCGAGGCAGGCTGCAGCGCACCGGTGGCCGCGCACGCCGAGCTCACCGAGGCCGAGGACGGCTCCGCCGAGCTGTGGCTGCGCGCCTCGGTCACCGCGATCGACGGCAGCGACTCCGTCCGCGACTCGGTCTCCGGACCGGCCGCCGAGGCCGAGTCCCTGGGCCGGCGGCTCGCCGCCGAGCTGCTCGACCGGGACGCCGCCGCGCTGATGGCGGCCAGCCGATGA
- a CDS encoding glutamyl-tRNA reductase yields the protein MSLLAVGISHQTAPVSLLEQVAMSGDDTVKTLHELLDAQHVSEALVLATCNRIEVFAEVDRFHGGITDVSHVLARHAGATVEELAPYVTVHYEDQAIAHLCTVAAGLDSMVVGETQVLGQLRAAYALAQEEGTIGRELHPIAQRALRVGKRVHAETGIDKAGASLVSVALDRVTDVLGELAGRPVLVVGAGSMGALAATTLARRGAQVTVSSRTPASAARLAESVGGRQADLEQLPEELTAADVLVTCTGATGTVIGTDVVSTALAGRGGRPLVVVDLALPRDVDTAVAGMPGVHVVDLAMLQGERAAHPGRPVAGSVAADDIAAAHALVELETSLLRAERQAAAVAPTVSALRSQAAEVVDAELLRLSTRLPDLDAKARSEIARTVRRVVDKLLHEPTVRVKELASTPNGTDYADALRALFGLGLDGDTASLSRAVTVDPQLPAGTRLSSLDVLSVEGAPE from the coding sequence ATGAGCCTGCTCGCCGTCGGCATCAGCCACCAGACCGCGCCGGTCTCCCTGCTCGAGCAGGTCGCCATGAGCGGCGACGACACCGTCAAGACGCTGCACGAGCTGCTCGACGCCCAGCACGTCAGCGAGGCGCTCGTGCTCGCCACCTGCAACCGGATCGAGGTCTTCGCCGAGGTCGACCGGTTCCACGGCGGGATCACCGACGTCAGCCACGTGCTCGCCCGGCACGCCGGCGCGACGGTGGAGGAGCTCGCCCCGTACGTGACGGTCCACTACGAGGACCAGGCGATCGCGCACCTGTGCACCGTCGCCGCCGGCCTGGACTCCATGGTGGTCGGCGAGACCCAGGTCCTCGGCCAGCTCCGGGCGGCGTACGCGCTGGCCCAGGAGGAGGGCACGATCGGCCGGGAGCTGCACCCGATCGCCCAGCGCGCGCTGCGCGTGGGCAAGCGGGTGCACGCCGAGACCGGCATCGACAAGGCCGGCGCCTCGCTGGTCTCGGTCGCCCTCGACCGGGTCACCGACGTCCTCGGTGAGCTGGCCGGCCGGCCGGTCCTGGTGGTCGGCGCCGGCTCGATGGGTGCGCTCGCGGCCACCACGCTGGCCCGCCGCGGCGCCCAGGTCACCGTCAGCAGCCGGACGCCGGCCAGCGCCGCCCGGCTCGCCGAGTCCGTCGGCGGCCGGCAGGCCGACCTCGAGCAGCTGCCCGAGGAGCTCACCGCCGCCGACGTCCTGGTCACCTGCACGGGGGCCACCGGCACGGTCATCGGCACCGACGTGGTCTCCACCGCGCTCGCCGGCCGCGGCGGGCGCCCGCTGGTGGTCGTCGACCTGGCGCTGCCCCGCGACGTCGACACCGCCGTCGCCGGGATGCCCGGCGTGCACGTCGTCGACCTGGCGATGCTGCAGGGCGAGCGGGCCGCGCACCCCGGCCGCCCGGTGGCCGGGTCGGTCGCCGCCGACGACATCGCCGCCGCGCACGCCCTGGTCGAGCTGGAGACCTCGCTGCTGCGCGCCGAGCGGCAGGCCGCGGCGGTGGCCCCGACCGTCTCCGCGCTGCGCAGCCAGGCCGCCGAGGTGGTCGACGCGGAGCTGCTCCGGCTGTCCACCCGGCTGCCCGACCTGGACGCGAAGGCGCGCAGCGAGATCGCGCGCACCGTCCGCCGGGTCGTGGACAAGCTGCTGCACGAGCCGACCGTGCGGGTCAAGGAGCTGGCCAGCACGCCGAACGGCACCGACTACGCCGACGCGCTGCGGGCGCTGTTCGGACTCGGCCTCGACGGCGACACCGCCAGCCTCTCCCGCGCGGTCACCGTCGACCCCCAGCTCCCGGCCGGGACGCGGCTGTCCTCCCTGGACGTCCTCTCCGTCGAGGGGGCCCCCGAGTGA
- a CDS encoding lysophospholipid acyltransferase family protein yields the protein MIPLRPDDDPPPQPPPAAPSWEDQLAGGLEFLRRRVTGEYDTDEFGFDPDLTDHVLLPMLRPWFERWFRVETQGLENVPDTGGALVVANHSGTIPVDALMATVALHDDHPASRRLRLLGADLVFQVPFVGALARKLGTTLACNEDAERLLSEGELVGVFPEGFKGVGKPFSERYTLQRFGRGGFVSAALRTGAPIVPCAIVGAEEIYPMIGNARTAARLLGLPYFPITPTFPLLGPAGLVPLPSKWFIAFGEPIETASYGPAAADDPMVVFNLTDQVRETIQHSLYRLLLQRRSVFS from the coding sequence GTGATCCCCCTGCGTCCGGACGACGACCCGCCGCCGCAGCCGCCGCCGGCCGCCCCGTCCTGGGAGGACCAGCTGGCCGGTGGGCTGGAGTTCCTCCGCCGCCGGGTCACCGGGGAGTACGACACCGACGAGTTCGGCTTCGACCCCGACCTGACCGACCACGTGCTGCTGCCGATGCTGCGGCCGTGGTTCGAGCGCTGGTTCCGGGTGGAGACCCAGGGGCTGGAGAACGTGCCGGACACCGGCGGTGCGCTGGTCGTGGCCAACCACTCCGGCACGATCCCGGTCGACGCGCTGATGGCCACCGTCGCGCTGCACGACGACCACCCGGCGTCGCGCCGGCTGCGGCTGCTCGGTGCCGACCTGGTCTTCCAGGTGCCCTTCGTCGGGGCGCTGGCGCGCAAGCTGGGCACCACGCTGGCCTGCAACGAGGACGCCGAGCGGCTGCTGTCCGAGGGTGAGCTGGTCGGGGTGTTCCCCGAGGGCTTCAAGGGCGTGGGCAAGCCGTTCAGCGAGCGGTACACGCTGCAGCGCTTCGGCCGCGGCGGCTTCGTGAGCGCGGCGCTGCGCACCGGGGCGCCGATCGTGCCGTGCGCGATCGTGGGCGCCGAGGAGATCTACCCGATGATCGGCAACGCCCGCACCGCCGCGCGGCTGCTGGGCCTGCCGTACTTCCCGATCACGCCGACGTTCCCGCTCCTCGGGCCGGCCGGGCTGGTGCCGTTGCCCTCGAAGTGGTTCATCGCCTTCGGCGAACCGATCGAGACCGCGTCCTACGGACCGGCCGCCGCCGACGACCCGATGGTCGTGTTCAACCTGACCGACCAGGTCCGCGAGACCATCCAGCACTCGCTCTACCGCCTCCTCCTGCAGCGCCGGTCAGTCTTCAGCTGA
- a CDS encoding glutaredoxin family protein: MAERVQLLTRQGCHLCVVAAETLTRIAGEEAGLPVELVDVDADPELRAEYGDLVPVVLLDGREHSCFTVDVVRLRRDLGLG; this comes from the coding sequence ATGGCTGAGCGCGTGCAGCTGCTCACCCGCCAGGGCTGCCACCTCTGCGTGGTCGCCGCGGAGACGCTGACCAGGATCGCCGGTGAGGAGGCCGGCCTGCCCGTGGAGCTGGTCGACGTCGACGCCGACCCCGAGCTGCGGGCCGAGTACGGCGACCTGGTGCCGGTGGTGCTGCTGGACGGCCGGGAGCACAGCTGCTTCACCGTCGACGTCGTCCGGTTGCGCCGGGACCTCGGCCTCGGCTGA
- a CDS encoding sigma-70 family RNA polymerase sigma factor, with amino-acid sequence MTRARPTPAPPPVAAPAPPPDDQRAVWELVRRAQDGDAEGFGELYDRYVDVVFRYLFHKAGDRATAEDLTSETFVRALRRIDSLSYQGRDVGAWLVTIARNLLLDHVKSSRYRLEVPTADMRDADRATAGPEEAVLQRLADAELMAAVARLSAEQRECLQLRFVQGLSVAETAAAMGKREGAVKALQHRAVRRLASLVPEGLR; translated from the coding sequence ATGACCCGCGCCCGTCCCACCCCGGCCCCTCCGCCGGTCGCCGCCCCTGCGCCACCGCCGGACGACCAGCGCGCCGTCTGGGAGCTCGTCCGCCGGGCCCAGGACGGCGACGCCGAGGGCTTCGGGGAGCTCTACGACCGCTACGTCGACGTCGTCTTCCGCTACCTGTTCCACAAGGCCGGCGACCGGGCGACGGCCGAGGACCTCACCAGCGAGACCTTCGTCCGCGCGCTGCGCCGGATCGACTCGCTGAGCTACCAGGGCCGGGACGTCGGCGCCTGGCTGGTCACCATCGCCCGCAACCTGCTGCTGGACCACGTGAAGAGCAGCCGGTACCGGCTGGAGGTGCCGACCGCGGACATGCGCGACGCCGACCGGGCCACCGCGGGCCCCGAGGAGGCGGTGCTGCAGCGGCTGGCCGACGCCGAGCTGATGGCCGCGGTCGCGCGGCTGTCCGCCGAGCAGCGCGAGTGTCTGCAGCTGCGCTTCGTGCAGGGGCTGTCGGTCGCGGAGACGGCGGCCGCGATGGGCAAGCGGGAGGGCGCCGTGAAGGCGCTGCAGCACCGGGCGGTGCGCCGGCTGGCCAGCCTGGTACCGGAGGGGCTGCGGTGA
- a CDS encoding uroporphyrinogen-III synthase, protein MTRSRKQNGNGKGTVVFVGAGPGDPELLTVRAGAAIAGADTVLADPDVSAAVLEAVRTAHPDLELTTVSGEPAEVAKGAVAAAKNGGVVVRLVAGDPFTSDAVVKEALAVTRTSVAFDVVPGVAVGTAVPAYAGVPLGASSVQADLRAVDAPVDLAALAAAATGTGSPLVLQATAEQLPTTAAALVDGGMPGSTPVVVTTEGTGTAQKSVASKLSAVAEKSAGLDSLTGGVVVTVGAAVDKRAKLSWWESRPLFGWRVLVPRTKEQAGDMSERLRAYGAVPVEVPTIAVEPPRSPAQMDRAVKGLVTGRYGWIVFTSTNAVRAVREKFTELGLDARAFAGVKVACVGQQTADAVREFGIVPELVPTGDQSSEGLLADFPPYDDVFDPIDRVLLPRADIATETLAAGLKERGWEIDDVTAYRTVRAAPPAAAVREAIKGGGFDAVCFTSSSTVRNLVGIAGKPHARTVVSVIGPATAASATEFGLRVDVQPEVAAVGPLVDALAEFAQARRAEAEAEK, encoded by the coding sequence ATGACGCGCTCACGCAAGCAGAACGGCAACGGCAAGGGCACGGTGGTCTTCGTCGGCGCCGGCCCCGGCGACCCGGAGCTCCTCACCGTCCGGGCCGGCGCCGCGATCGCCGGTGCCGACACCGTGCTGGCCGACCCGGACGTGTCCGCTGCCGTCCTCGAGGCGGTGCGCACGGCGCACCCGGACCTCGAGCTCACCACGGTCAGCGGTGAGCCGGCCGAGGTCGCCAAGGGCGCCGTCGCCGCCGCCAAGAACGGCGGCGTCGTCGTCCGGCTGGTCGCCGGCGACCCGTTCACCAGCGACGCCGTGGTCAAGGAGGCGCTGGCGGTCACCCGCACCAGCGTCGCCTTCGACGTCGTCCCCGGTGTCGCCGTCGGCACCGCGGTGCCCGCCTACGCCGGCGTCCCGCTGGGCGCCAGCTCCGTGCAGGCCGACCTGCGCGCGGTCGACGCCCCCGTCGACCTGGCCGCGCTGGCCGCCGCCGCCACCGGCACCGGCAGCCCGCTGGTGCTGCAGGCCACCGCCGAGCAGCTGCCCACCACCGCCGCCGCGCTGGTCGACGGCGGCATGCCGGGCAGCACCCCGGTGGTCGTCACCACCGAGGGCACCGGCACCGCGCAGAAGAGCGTGGCCAGCAAGCTGTCCGCGGTCGCGGAGAAGTCCGCGGGGCTGGACAGCCTCACCGGGGGCGTCGTGGTCACCGTCGGTGCCGCGGTCGACAAGCGCGCCAAGCTGTCCTGGTGGGAGAGCCGCCCGCTGTTCGGCTGGCGGGTCCTGGTGCCCCGCACCAAGGAGCAGGCCGGCGACATGAGCGAGCGGCTGCGCGCCTACGGCGCCGTCCCGGTCGAGGTGCCGACCATCGCCGTCGAGCCGCCGCGCAGCCCCGCGCAGATGGACCGCGCGGTCAAGGGCCTGGTCACCGGCCGCTACGGCTGGATCGTGTTCACCTCGACCAACGCCGTGCGCGCGGTCCGGGAGAAGTTCACCGAGCTGGGCCTGGACGCCCGCGCGTTCGCCGGGGTCAAGGTCGCCTGCGTCGGCCAGCAGACCGCCGACGCCGTCCGGGAGTTCGGCATCGTGCCGGAGCTGGTGCCCACCGGTGACCAGTCCAGCGAGGGCCTGCTCGCCGACTTCCCGCCCTACGACGACGTCTTCGACCCGATCGACCGGGTGCTGCTGCCGCGCGCCGACATCGCCACCGAGACCCTCGCCGCCGGGCTCAAGGAGCGCGGCTGGGAGATCGACGACGTGACCGCGTACCGCACGGTGCGCGCCGCGCCGCCGGCCGCCGCGGTCCGCGAGGCGATCAAGGGCGGTGGCTTCGACGCGGTCTGCTTCACCTCCTCCTCGACCGTGCGCAACCTCGTCGGCATCGCCGGCAAGCCGCACGCCCGCACCGTCGTCTCGGTGATCGGGCCGGCCACCGCGGCCAGCGCCACCGAGTTCGGCCTGCGGGTCGACGTCCAGCCCGAGGTTGCCGCCGTCGGCCCGCTGGTCGACGCGCTGGCCGAGTTCGCCCAGGCCCGCCGGGCCGAGGCGGAGGCGGAGAAGTGA